Proteins co-encoded in one Cytobacillus sp. NJ13 genomic window:
- the yajC gene encoding preprotein translocase subunit YajC produces MELLGTLGPLLLMFVLFYFLLIRPQQKRQKAVQQMQSDLKKGDKVVTIGGLHGFVDAIDEDKVVIKCGDGSRLTYDRAAIREVTQATGDALAKS; encoded by the coding sequence ATGGAGCTTTTAGGAACATTAGGGCCATTATTGCTGATGTTTGTTTTATTCTATTTCCTGTTAATTCGTCCGCAGCAGAAACGCCAAAAGGCGGTTCAGCAAATGCAGAGTGATTTGAAAAAGGGAGATAAGGTTGTTACAATCGGCGGCCTTCATGGATTCGTTGATGCCATCGACGAAGACAAAGTGGTTATTAAATGTGGTGACGGAAGCCGTCTTACATACGATCGTGCAGCGATCCGCGAAGTAACGCAGGCAACTGGCGATGCATTAGCAAAATCTTAA
- a CDS encoding TIGR04086 family membrane protein, with translation MEESKNFGSAVLYGIIAIFAIAVASSLVFSLLLRFTSLQESSLQYIITAVSFVSLFAGGFISGGKGKQKGWLLGGLTGLIYSIVIFLFQYLGHDSLFDMEQMIYHTCFTLTAMMGGILGVNLNTKRTA, from the coding sequence ATAGAAGAGTCAAAGAACTTCGGGAGCGCCGTACTTTATGGAATTATCGCCATTTTTGCCATTGCTGTAGCGAGCAGTCTCGTTTTTTCACTGCTGCTGCGGTTTACCTCGCTGCAGGAGTCTTCCCTGCAGTATATTATTACTGCTGTTTCGTTTGTTTCTCTTTTTGCGGGCGGGTTTATATCCGGAGGTAAAGGGAAGCAAAAAGGCTGGCTGCTTGGAGGCCTTACAGGCCTTATTTACTCAATCGTTATTTTTCTATTTCAATATTTGGGACATGACAGTTTATTTGATATGGAGCAAATGATATACCACACCTGTTTCACGCTGACAGCAATGATGGGCGGAATATTGGGAGTAAATCTCAACACCAAAAGAACTGCTTAA
- a CDS encoding DUF421 domain-containing protein, translating into MEEYLIIVGRTLFLYAVILLIFRLMGKREIGELSILDLVVYIMIAELAVVAIETPDSEILKNVLPMLLLMVVQIVLALFSLKSKTFRDVVDGKPTIIINKGKIDENAMRKQRYNFDDLLLQLREKDIAKISDVEFAILESSGTLSVFEKKESKEGGITIPLIIDGTIQKTNLETINKSDFWLRQELRKEGFKELSKISFCSYENGQFYVDLLDERK; encoded by the coding sequence GTGGAAGAATATTTAATCATTGTAGGAAGAACATTATTTCTCTATGCAGTCATTCTTCTTATTTTTAGACTAATGGGCAAAAGAGAAATTGGTGAATTAAGCATCCTGGATTTAGTCGTCTATATCATGATTGCTGAACTTGCAGTAGTGGCGATTGAAACTCCGGATTCAGAAATCCTGAAAAATGTGCTGCCAATGCTCCTTTTGATGGTTGTGCAGATTGTGCTGGCCCTATTTTCCCTGAAGAGCAAAACGTTCAGGGATGTCGTTGATGGCAAACCGACCATTATTATTAATAAAGGAAAAATTGATGAAAATGCCATGAGGAAACAGCGGTATAACTTTGATGACCTGCTTCTTCAGTTAAGAGAAAAAGATATTGCCAAAATCTCAGATGTGGAATTTGCCATCCTTGAATCTTCAGGTACTTTGTCAGTGTTTGAAAAAAAGGAAAGCAAAGAGGGGGGGATTACGATCCCTTTAATTATAGATGGCACAATTCAGAAAACTAATCTGGAAACGATAAATAAAAGTGACTTTTGGCTGCGTCAGGAGCTTAGAAAAGAGGGGTTTAAAGAGTTATCCAAAATATCATTCTGCAGCTATGAAAATGGCCAATTTTATGTAGATCTGCTCGACGAAAGGAAATAA
- the spoVB gene encoding stage V sporulation protein B, with translation MSKFLKGTMILLAAGLVTRVLGFINRIVIARFIGEEGVGLYMMAFPTMILVVTITQLGLPVAISKNVAEAEARGDTAKIKKILVVSLATTISLSIVFTPALILLAPLLSETLFTDNRTHLPLMAIAPIVPIIAVSSVIRGYFQGRQNMKPAAYSQMIEQIVRISLIALMTKAFLPYGIEYAAAGAMLAAVIGELASLLYLMTTFKLKKKFRVRKQFFKFVSSGKSTFNELMTVALPTTGSRMIGSVAWFFEPIVVAQSLALAGVAAVAATKQYGALTGFAMPLLMLPSFITYSLSTSLVPAISEANSQNNMRLIEYRLQQALRFAFITGGLAVVVLYVLSDQLMEVMYGSSSGSHFIKLMAPFFLFYYYQGPLQATLQALNLARAAMINSLIGAVVKTAVIFLLASQPAFGINGVAMGILTGTVLVTMLHFATVLKAISFTFFVRDYLKTFIAMFLSGGIGFWMLKDLLSPDLNTAVRVIMISSAITAAYIILLLFFKLIKKNDLIRIPWIGRLLSRFAFS, from the coding sequence ATGTCCAAATTTCTGAAAGGTACCATGATCCTGCTTGCTGCAGGCCTGGTGACCAGGGTTCTGGGTTTTATAAACAGAATTGTCATTGCCCGATTTATTGGAGAAGAAGGCGTAGGCCTTTATATGATGGCTTTTCCAACCATGATCCTTGTCGTCACCATTACACAGCTTGGACTGCCGGTTGCTATTTCTAAGAATGTGGCCGAGGCAGAGGCAAGGGGAGATACAGCAAAAATCAAGAAAATATTAGTGGTTTCCTTAGCGACAACCATTTCACTTTCAATTGTTTTCACTCCTGCTTTAATTTTGCTCGCTCCATTATTATCAGAGACACTCTTTACTGATAACCGGACTCACTTACCGCTTATGGCGATTGCACCAATCGTTCCAATTATTGCGGTTTCTTCTGTCATCCGGGGTTATTTCCAAGGCAGACAGAACATGAAGCCTGCTGCCTATTCCCAGATGATTGAACAGATAGTCCGAATCAGCCTGATCGCTTTGATGACTAAGGCATTTCTGCCATACGGAATTGAGTATGCGGCAGCGGGAGCCATGCTGGCAGCTGTCATAGGAGAGCTTGCATCATTGCTTTATTTAATGACCACATTTAAGCTTAAAAAGAAATTCAGAGTCAGGAAACAATTTTTTAAATTTGTTTCTTCCGGAAAAAGTACATTTAACGAACTGATGACCGTTGCACTTCCGACGACAGGCAGCAGAATGATCGGTTCAGTCGCCTGGTTTTTTGAACCGATTGTGGTAGCGCAGAGTCTTGCACTTGCAGGGGTGGCGGCAGTTGCGGCTACGAAGCAATATGGTGCTCTTACCGGCTTTGCCATGCCTCTTCTGATGCTTCCATCGTTTATTACTTATTCTTTGTCAACATCTCTTGTTCCGGCTATCAGCGAAGCAAATTCACAAAATAATATGCGTCTGATCGAATACCGGCTTCAGCAGGCACTTCGGTTTGCATTTATTACTGGCGGCCTGGCAGTAGTGGTTCTTTATGTCCTTTCTGATCAATTGATGGAAGTAATGTACGGCTCCTCAAGCGGTTCTCATTTTATTAAATTGATGGCGCCATTTTTTCTGTTTTATTATTATCAGGGGCCTCTTCAGGCAACTTTACAGGCATTAAATCTGGCCCGTGCCGCAATGATCAACAGTCTGATTGGCGCTGTCGTTAAAACGGCTGTCATCTTTCTTCTTGCCAGCCAGCCTGCATTTGGCATCAATGGTGTTGCGATGGGAATTCTGACCGGCACAGTCCTGGTGACAATGCTTCACTTTGCAACAGTACTGAAAGCTATTTCGTTTACTTTTTTCGTCAGGGACTATCTAAAGACGTTCATTGCCATGTTTTTGTCAGGAGGCATTGGCTTCTGGATGCTCAAAGATTTACTTTCTCCTGACTTGAATACAGCAGTAAGGGTAATTATGATTTCTTCCGCCATCACTGCTGCATATATAATTCTCTTATTATTCTTTAAGCTCATTAAAAAGAATGATTTGATTCGGATCCCATGGATTGGCAGACTGTTATCAAGGTTTGCATTTAGTTAA
- a CDS encoding post-transcriptional regulator: MKIGHEYDYFRTTVKPALESKLDEFRLLGYKKVTEQELWGFLTKKKWKKPKENVRLFEIVEEIMEVKVSEYIHYATIEAFKEADFAFDNEEERRELLK, from the coding sequence TTGAAAATCGGCCATGAATATGATTATTTTCGCACTACGGTAAAACCTGCATTGGAAAGCAAACTGGATGAATTTCGGCTGCTGGGTTATAAAAAAGTGACTGAACAGGAGCTCTGGGGCTTCCTGACAAAGAAAAAGTGGAAAAAACCAAAAGAAAATGTCAGGCTATTTGAAATTGTGGAAGAAATCATGGAGGTAAAAGTGAGTGAATACATTCACTATGCTACCATCGAGGCTTTTAAAGAAGCTGACTTTGCTTTTGATAATGAAGAAGAAAGAAGGGAACTATTAAAGTAG
- the secDF gene encoding protein translocase subunit SecDF has protein sequence MVKRSRIVAFFLIVLLLGSLAGATTNNILKNIKLGLDLQGGFEVLYEVTPKDGQKVNKDVLASTAEALDRRINVLGVSEPNIQIEGDKRIRVQLAGVTDQNKAREILSTEANLSFRDVNDQLMMDGSDLAENGAKQTFDENGKPSVSLKLKSASKFKDVTQKIVNMGAPNNLLVIWLDFEEGQDSFQAESAKEDPKYLSAPQVSQIFNQDTVSIVGNFTIEEAQTLSDLLNAGSLPVQLDEVYSTSVGAKFGEQAMETTILAGIIGIAIIFIYMIAVYRFPGFIATLTLSFYIYLILLVFDWMNGVLTLPGIAALILGVGMAVDANIITYERIREEIKVGRTIKSAFQAGEKNSLSTIFDANITTILAAGVLFMYGTSSVKGFATMLIISILASFITAVYGTRLLMGLWVHSKALNKKPGWFGVKKSEIKNIAENYDTLDLPTKFDKFDFVGHRRKFFILSAVLIAVGIIVVSIFRLNLGIDFASGTRIEQVANEPLTKEELQTELSAVGLETDDIVISGDNKETGVARLKGVLTKDEIADLKTHFHEKFGQDPNVSTVSPTVGKELAKNALIALAIASVGIIIYVTIRFEIKMAVPAVLALLHDAFFIIAVFSFTRLEVDITFIAAVLTVVGYSINDTIVTFDRMRENMQKKKKLKSFEDIADVVNKSLRQTLGRSVNTVLTVVFTVVALLVFGSESIRNFSFALLIGLIAGTYSSIFLAAQMWAVWKGKELKEKGVINTVKEKRKVSDEPQV, from the coding sequence ATGGTAAAGCGCAGCCGTATCGTTGCCTTTTTCCTGATTGTTTTATTATTGGGAAGCTTGGCAGGGGCAACGACAAACAACATCTTAAAAAATATTAAGCTAGGCCTTGATTTGCAGGGCGGATTTGAAGTGCTCTATGAGGTAACACCAAAAGATGGGCAGAAGGTAAATAAAGATGTCCTTGCAAGTACTGCTGAAGCACTGGATAGGCGAATCAATGTTCTCGGTGTCAGCGAGCCGAATATCCAGATTGAGGGAGATAAGCGGATCCGTGTTCAGCTTGCTGGTGTAACAGATCAGAATAAGGCAAGGGAAATTCTGTCCACAGAAGCTAATCTATCATTTAGAGATGTTAATGATCAATTGATGATGGATGGTTCAGACCTTGCTGAAAACGGTGCTAAGCAGACATTCGATGAAAACGGAAAGCCAAGTGTTTCATTGAAGCTAAAGAGTGCCAGCAAATTTAAAGATGTAACTCAAAAAATTGTCAATATGGGGGCGCCAAATAACCTGCTTGTCATTTGGCTTGATTTTGAAGAAGGCCAGGATTCATTCCAGGCAGAGTCAGCAAAAGAAGATCCAAAATACTTATCTGCTCCCCAGGTAAGCCAGATTTTTAATCAGGATACCGTGTCAATTGTTGGGAACTTTACGATTGAAGAAGCACAGACACTGTCGGATTTATTGAATGCCGGTTCCCTGCCTGTACAGCTCGATGAAGTTTATTCGACATCGGTAGGTGCGAAATTCGGTGAACAGGCAATGGAAACGACTATTCTTGCCGGTATCATTGGAATTGCAATTATATTTATCTACATGATTGCGGTATATCGTTTCCCTGGGTTTATAGCGACACTTACATTATCTTTCTATATTTATCTGATTTTACTCGTATTTGACTGGATGAATGGCGTATTGACACTGCCTGGTATTGCTGCGCTGATTCTGGGGGTTGGTATGGCTGTTGATGCAAATATCATTACCTACGAGAGAATCCGTGAAGAAATAAAAGTGGGCAGAACAATCAAATCAGCTTTCCAGGCTGGTGAGAAAAACTCACTTTCGACCATATTTGATGCAAATATCACAACGATACTAGCAGCAGGCGTTTTATTCATGTATGGGACAAGTTCTGTAAAAGGATTTGCTACCATGCTTATTATAAGTATCCTGGCAAGCTTTATTACTGCGGTTTATGGCACAAGGCTGCTTATGGGTCTTTGGGTCCATAGTAAAGCACTGAATAAAAAGCCAGGCTGGTTTGGGGTTAAGAAAAGTGAGATCAAAAATATTGCTGAAAATTACGATACCCTTGATTTGCCGACCAAGTTCGATAAATTTGATTTTGTAGGGCATCGCAGAAAGTTTTTCATTCTATCTGCTGTGTTAATTGCAGTGGGAATAATCGTTGTTTCCATATTCCGACTGAACCTCGGAATTGATTTTGCCAGCGGTACGCGCATCGAGCAGGTGGCTAATGAACCTTTAACCAAAGAGGAGCTCCAAACTGAATTATCAGCAGTAGGATTAGAGACTGATGATATTGTCATCTCAGGTGATAATAAAGAAACTGGTGTTGCAAGGTTAAAAGGTGTGCTGACAAAAGATGAAATTGCCGATTTAAAGACTCATTTTCATGAAAAATTCGGTCAAGATCCAAATGTCAGTACGGTTTCACCGACAGTTGGAAAGGAACTTGCCAAAAACGCGCTGATCGCTTTGGCCATAGCCTCTGTCGGCATTATCATCTACGTAACCATTCGTTTTGAAATCAAAATGGCTGTTCCTGCAGTTCTTGCGCTTCTGCATGATGCCTTCTTTATAATCGCTGTATTTAGCTTTACGCGTCTTGAAGTGGACATTACTTTCATTGCAGCAGTACTGACGGTAGTCGGTTATTCGATCAACGATACAATCGTAACGTTCGACCGGATGCGTGAAAATATGCAGAAAAAGAAAAAGCTCAAATCATTCGAGGATATTGCTGATGTTGTAAACAAAAGTCTTCGCCAAACGCTTGGCCGCTCAGTGAATACTGTTTTAACTGTTGTATTTACTGTCGTAGCGCTATTGGTGTTTGGAAGTGAGTCAATCAGAAATTTCTCGTTTGCGCTTCTGATCGGTTTAATCGCAGGTACCTATTCATCGATTTTCCTTGCTGCGCAGATGTGGGCAGTATGGAAAGGCAAAGAACTGAAAGAAAAAGGCGTTATTAATACCGTAAAAGAAAAACGCAAAGTCAGTGACGAACCTCAAGTATAA
- a CDS encoding cation diffusion facilitator family transporter, whose amino-acid sequence MENNDRFKKAEFAAIIGIVGNIILAAIKWGIGVYSGSKALVADAVHSASDVAGSFAVYLGLRAAKQPPDEDHPYGHGKAELIAAIIVAVLLFLVGIEIGKASFESFFSPIEPPKAIAIAAVLVSIIVKEAMFRYKYNLGKKLNSDALIVNAYEHRSDVYSSIAALIGIGCAIIGGRMGIEWLEYADPVAGLIVSLMILQMAWRLGKESIHSTLDHVLHEEDTLEMRQTAESVEQVKRIDELHAREHGHYVIVDIKVSVDPNMTVEDGHRVGKEVKRKLLGLENVQNVFVHINPYREERIN is encoded by the coding sequence TTGGAAAATAACGATCGTTTTAAGAAAGCTGAATTTGCAGCTATAATTGGCATCGTGGGCAATATTATTCTTGCTGCCATCAAATGGGGAATAGGCGTTTATTCAGGGAGTAAAGCGCTCGTGGCGGATGCGGTCCATTCTGCTTCAGATGTAGCCGGATCCTTTGCTGTGTATTTGGGGCTGAGAGCTGCAAAACAGCCGCCGGATGAGGATCACCCATATGGTCATGGAAAGGCTGAATTGATTGCAGCCATAATTGTTGCGGTCTTGCTGTTCCTCGTGGGAATTGAAATCGGCAAAGCATCATTTGAGTCATTTTTTTCGCCAATTGAACCTCCAAAAGCAATTGCGATTGCTGCAGTGCTGGTTTCTATCATTGTGAAAGAAGCAATGTTTCGTTATAAGTATAATTTGGGAAAGAAACTTAACAGTGATGCTTTAATTGTAAATGCCTATGAACACCGTTCAGATGTATATTCATCAATTGCAGCTTTAATAGGCATTGGATGTGCGATTATTGGCGGAAGAATGGGGATCGAATGGCTTGAGTATGCAGATCCTGTTGCTGGCCTCATTGTCTCCCTTATGATTCTCCAGATGGCATGGCGGCTGGGTAAAGAATCAATTCATAGCACACTTGATCATGTGCTTCATGAAGAAGATACACTTGAGATGCGCCAAACTGCTGAATCCGTTGAACAGGTTAAAAGGATTGATGAACTGCACGCCAGGGAACACGGACATTATGTAATTGTAGATATTAAAGTTTCAGTGGATCCGAATATGACTGTTGAGGATGGCCATCGGGTGGGCAAAGAAGTGAAACGCAAACTGCTTGGATTGGAAAATGTGCAAAATGTATTTGTGCACATTAATCCTTATAGGGAAGAGCGCATAAATTAG
- a CDS encoding DUF1049 domain-containing protein, which translates to MKFQWALLFGFLFALIVAVFAVINVDNVTVNYLFGQSQWPLILVILGSVLMGGLIVGSVGLVRIYSLQRKVKILKKENEKLNAGHAVKDNADKEESEKELDRDIH; encoded by the coding sequence ATGAAATTTCAATGGGCTTTATTATTTGGTTTTTTATTTGCACTAATAGTTGCTGTTTTTGCAGTAATCAATGTTGATAATGTAACGGTAAACTACTTGTTTGGGCAAAGCCAGTGGCCGCTCATTCTTGTGATTTTAGGATCAGTCCTTATGGGAGGATTGATTGTCGGTTCTGTAGGCCTTGTCCGCATTTATTCACTTCAAAGGAAAGTGAAAATATTAAAAAAGGAAAATGAAAAGCTGAATGCAGGACATGCGGTAAAGGATAATGCCGATAAAGAAGAGTCCGAAAAAGAACTGGATAGGGATATACATTAA
- the recJ gene encoding single-stranded-DNA-specific exonuclease RecJ, producing MLHSRTRWIVRQTQEDKVQQLSKELNIAPLAASLLINRGMDTVDSARYFLLDKDQEFHDPFLMSDMENAVSRIKEAIEKQEPILIFGDYDADGVTSTSVMMMALRDLGADVQFYIPNRFTEGYGPNIPAFEHAADAGIRLIITVDTGISAVNEAKAAKELGMDLIITDHHEPGPELPEAWAIVHPKHPDSRYPFRELAGVGVAFKLAHALYGELPDHLLEIAAIGTIADLVSLTGENRLIAKRGIQKLKSTKNTGLNALFKAAGIELPSISEETIGFTIGPRLNAAGRLESADPAVDLLLTNDPYEAQAIAEEIEMLNKERQAIVNDIAAQAFKEVETNFPISENSVIVVGKEGWNAGVIGIVASKLVEKFYRPAIVLSYDSEKRLAKGSARSIEGFDLFKNLSECRDILPHFGGHPMAAGMTLSIESVDDLRDRLNTLANEQLTEEDYIPVTSIDGVFHLKDISLSSIEEMQLLAPFGMGNPKPKVMIKEANIAAMRKIGSDQTHIKVTIENDGSSLDGIGFGLGHLHEHISPYSKLSVIGELSINEWNNIKKPQIFLQDMAVNSWQLFDIRSLKRLERLQSVIPEVNTTWIFFNEEYISKFRTFAEKNMVKITSEEDAKALKLEGSNIVLADLPPSKAMLAHVFSGKKPARIYAHFYKEDSDYFSTIPTRDHFKWYFALLAKKGSIDIRRHGNDIAKHKGWSRETVDFMSQVFFELDFVKINNGVISLNNTSIKRDLADSRTYQLKQAQYTLESDLLYSSFQQLKDWFDEVMQGAVKLEEAKEEKWT from the coding sequence ATGTTACATTCAAGAACGCGATGGATTGTTCGGCAAACACAGGAGGATAAGGTGCAGCAGCTTTCAAAGGAATTGAATATTGCTCCTCTTGCCGCATCGCTGTTAATTAATCGCGGAATGGATACCGTTGATTCAGCACGGTATTTTTTATTGGATAAAGACCAGGAATTTCATGATCCTTTTTTAATGTCAGATATGGAAAATGCTGTTTCCAGAATAAAAGAAGCAATTGAAAAACAGGAACCTATCTTAATTTTTGGTGATTATGATGCGGACGGAGTGACAAGCACTTCTGTCATGATGATGGCACTTAGAGATCTCGGTGCTGACGTCCAATTCTACATACCAAATCGATTTACTGAAGGCTATGGACCTAATATCCCGGCTTTTGAACATGCCGCTGATGCCGGAATCCGTTTAATTATTACTGTAGATACAGGGATATCGGCTGTAAATGAAGCAAAGGCTGCAAAAGAGCTTGGGATGGATTTAATTATTACAGATCACCATGAGCCTGGCCCGGAGCTTCCTGAAGCATGGGCAATTGTGCACCCTAAGCATCCGGACAGCAGATACCCATTCCGGGAACTGGCCGGAGTTGGAGTAGCATTTAAGCTTGCACATGCGCTATATGGTGAACTTCCTGATCACCTTTTGGAAATAGCTGCAATTGGCACAATTGCCGATCTTGTTTCTTTAACGGGAGAGAACAGGCTTATTGCCAAGCGCGGGATTCAAAAGCTGAAATCAACTAAGAATACAGGTTTGAATGCCTTGTTTAAAGCTGCTGGAATTGAACTTCCATCCATTAGTGAAGAAACAATCGGCTTTACAATCGGGCCTCGCCTCAATGCAGCCGGCAGGCTTGAAAGTGCGGATCCTGCAGTGGATTTGCTCCTGACAAACGATCCTTATGAAGCACAAGCTATTGCCGAAGAAATTGAAATGTTAAATAAAGAGAGGCAAGCTATTGTCAATGACATTGCGGCACAAGCGTTTAAAGAGGTCGAAACAAATTTTCCAATCAGTGAGAATTCAGTAATTGTTGTAGGCAAAGAAGGCTGGAATGCCGGTGTAATCGGAATAGTAGCTTCAAAGCTTGTTGAAAAGTTTTACCGCCCGGCCATTGTTCTCAGTTATGACAGTGAAAAAAGGCTGGCAAAGGGATCAGCAAGAAGTATAGAAGGTTTTGATCTGTTCAAAAATCTTTCTGAATGCCGGGATATCCTACCCCACTTTGGAGGGCATCCAATGGCGGCAGGAATGACATTGTCAATTGAATCGGTCGATGACCTCAGGGATAGACTGAATACTCTTGCAAATGAACAGCTGACCGAGGAAGATTATATTCCGGTAACCAGCATTGATGGCGTCTTCCATCTAAAGGATATCAGCCTCTCTTCTATTGAGGAAATGCAGCTGCTTGCCCCATTTGGGATGGGAAATCCAAAACCGAAAGTTATGATAAAAGAGGCCAATATTGCCGCTATGAGAAAAATCGGATCTGATCAAACTCATATAAAGGTCACTATCGAGAATGATGGATCTTCCCTTGATGGAATCGGCTTTGGCCTCGGACATTTGCATGAGCATATTTCACCATATTCCAAGCTATCGGTTATTGGTGAATTATCCATTAATGAATGGAATAATATTAAAAAACCGCAAATATTCCTGCAGGATATGGCAGTGAACTCCTGGCAGCTATTCGATATCCGGAGTTTAAAGCGGCTCGAAAGGCTTCAAAGCGTCATTCCTGAGGTAAACACAACTTGGATATTTTTTAATGAGGAATATATATCAAAGTTTAGGACATTCGCAGAGAAAAATATGGTGAAAATAACATCTGAAGAGGATGCAAAAGCTTTAAAATTGGAAGGCTCAAACATCGTGCTTGCAGATTTGCCGCCTTCAAAGGCAATGCTTGCTCATGTATTCTCTGGAAAAAAACCTGCCAGAATATATGCTCATTTTTATAAAGAGGACAGTGACTATTTCAGCACTATTCCAACAAGAGATCATTTTAAGTGGTATTTTGCCCTGCTTGCTAAAAAAGGCTCGATCGATATCAGGCGTCATGGGAATGATATAGCGAAGCATAAGGGATGGAGCAGGGAAACGGTAGATTTTATGTCTCAAGTGTTTTTTGAATTGGATTTTGTTAAAATAAATAATGGTGTCATTTCGTTAAACAATACATCAATTAAACGTGATTTAGCTGATTCGCGAACCTATCAGCTTAAACAGGCACAATACACTCTTGAGAGCGATTTGCTCTATTCATCCTTTCAGCAGCTCAAAGACTGGTTTGATGAAGTTATGCAAGGGGCTGTAAAACTTGAGGAGGCAAAGGAAGAAAAATGGACTTAA
- a CDS encoding adenine phosphoribosyltransferase, which yields MDLKQYITIVEDWPKPGIKFKDITTLMDNGEAYKYATDQIVEYAREKKIDLVVGPEARGFIIGCPVAYSLGVGFAPVRKEGKLPRETVKVNYGLEYGKDVLTIHKDAIKPGQRVLITDDLLATGGTIDATIQLVEELGGVVAGIAFLIELTYLDGRKKLDDYDILTLMQY from the coding sequence ATGGACTTAAAACAGTATATAACAATTGTTGAAGATTGGCCGAAGCCAGGCATAAAATTTAAAGATATTACAACACTTATGGACAACGGTGAGGCGTATAAGTATGCGACTGACCAAATTGTTGAATATGCCCGTGAAAAGAAAATTGATTTGGTTGTTGGCCCGGAAGCCCGCGGATTCATCATCGGCTGCCCTGTTGCTTATTCATTAGGTGTAGGTTTTGCCCCTGTCCGCAAAGAAGGAAAACTTCCCCGTGAAACAGTCAAGGTTAATTATGGCCTGGAATATGGCAAAGATGTTTTAACCATTCATAAAGATGCCATCAAACCCGGGCAAAGAGTTCTGATTACTGACGATCTCCTTGCGACAGGCGGAACAATCGATGCAACCATCCAGCTGGTTGAAGAACTTGGCGGAGTAGTGGCAGGCATTGCATTCCTTATCGAATTAACTTACCTTGACGGCCGTAAAAAGCTTGACGACTACGATATTCTGACATTGATGCAGTATTAA